In one Nostoc sp. KVJ3 genomic region, the following are encoded:
- a CDS encoding 1-acyl-sn-glycerol-3-phosphate acyltransferase, giving the protein MADVIYQAQAPLEFIPPAFNPLLLRVVHLLLPSWIKWQTPITQIEADNVEGLVDLYRQFQEGKIRFMLAFRHPKTDDPFCLAYLLSQLVPKVARSQGTTLQLPIHAHFIYDRGIPLWAGAYVGWIASHLGGTPIQRGKADWTGLRSARDLFLNGKFPMAAAPEGATNGLSENISPLEPGIAQLGFWCAEDLHKAERPEQVLIVPVGIKYSYVDAPWDAIANLLSELEAASGLPVNSPENASIESLYPRLLALAEHLLLLMEEFYTRFYHQKLPDPKIVAGQIPDRNEALAVRLQALLNAALLISEQYFNLQSKGSLSDRCRRVEQAGWNYIFREEFKDVKGISAVERALGDRIAEEANARMWHMRLVESFVAVSGNYIRENPTVERFAETTLILWKMIDQIKGNKTVQRPQLGKQKVKITVGEPISISERYPAYKENRLSARQSVADVTNDLQHLLEGLI; this is encoded by the coding sequence TTGGCAGATGTAATTTATCAAGCACAAGCACCCTTAGAATTTATTCCTCCAGCGTTTAACCCCCTATTGCTACGAGTCGTCCATCTGTTGCTACCCAGTTGGATAAAATGGCAAACACCCATTACCCAAATTGAAGCAGACAACGTAGAGGGGCTGGTGGATCTCTATCGCCAGTTTCAGGAGGGTAAGATCCGTTTTATGCTGGCATTTCGCCATCCGAAAACAGACGATCCATTTTGTTTGGCCTATTTGCTGTCTCAACTTGTACCCAAGGTAGCGCGATCGCAGGGCACAACACTACAACTTCCAATTCACGCTCATTTTATCTACGATCGCGGCATTCCTCTATGGGCAGGTGCTTACGTTGGCTGGATTGCTTCTCATTTAGGTGGGACTCCCATTCAGCGCGGTAAAGCTGACTGGACGGGGTTACGTTCGGCGCGTGACTTGTTTCTCAATGGGAAATTCCCGATGGCGGCTGCGCCAGAGGGTGCAACCAATGGTTTATCGGAGAATATCAGCCCCCTGGAACCCGGTATCGCCCAATTAGGCTTTTGGTGTGCTGAAGATTTGCACAAAGCCGAACGCCCCGAACAGGTTCTAATTGTACCAGTTGGGATTAAATATAGTTACGTTGATGCTCCTTGGGATGCGATCGCAAATCTTTTAAGTGAATTGGAAGCGGCTAGTGGTTTACCTGTGAATTCACCAGAAAATGCTTCTATAGAGTCGCTTTATCCCCGGTTGTTAGCCTTGGCAGAACATTTACTTTTATTAATGGAAGAATTTTATACCCGATTTTATCATCAAAAACTGCCAGATCCCAAGATTGTTGCTGGGCAAATTCCAGATAGAAATGAAGCGTTAGCAGTTCGTTTACAAGCTTTATTAAATGCAGCGCTGTTAATCTCAGAACAGTATTTTAATTTACAGTCAAAAGGTAGTTTGAGTGACCGTTGTCGGCGAGTAGAACAAGCAGGTTGGAATTATATATTTAGAGAAGAATTTAAGGATGTAAAAGGAATATCTGCTGTCGAAAGAGCTTTAGGCGATCGCATTGCTGAAGAAGCAAATGCACGGATGTGGCACATGCGTTTAGTAGAAAGTTTCGTTGCCGTTTCTGGTAATTATATTCGAGAAAATCCAACGGTAGAAAGGTTTGCTGAGACGACTTTAATTTTATGGAAGATGATAGATCAGATTAAAGGTAATAAAACTGTGCAACGTCCGCAATTGGGTAAGCAAAAAGTCAAAATTACCGTGGGTGAACCTATATCTATTTCTGAGCGTTACCCAGCATATAAAGAAAATCGTTTGAGTGCTAGACAATCTGTTGCCGATGTCACAAATGATTTACAACACTTGTTAGAAGGATTAATTTGA